In Gemmata obscuriglobus, a single genomic region encodes these proteins:
- the pepT gene encoding peptidase T, with the protein MALATHTLLDRFLRYVRIDTKADERSTSYPSSPGQLVLGAMLRDELLALGLKDAVQDEHGLVFATVPGNVAGAPTIAFNAHVDTNPENSGKDVQPQVIRDYRGGDIVLPKDTSKVIRVAENPELNGLIGKTIITTDGTTLLGADDKAGVAVIMEAARLLTENPQIPHGPVRIVFTCDEEIGFGVKHLEPAQIGAAVAYTLDGAGSGEIEDETFSADAATVTITGVNIHPSIAKGRMVNAVRLAAMFVDRLPQRTMSPETTDGRQGFLHPITIEGGAGEVKIGFILRDFDTAQLAVQADLLREIARQVEREHPAAKVTVETRKQYRNMKDGIARLPAAVTRAAEAVRRAGMEPKHKIIRGGTDGSQLTEKGLPTPNLSTGEHNPHSPLEWTCLEEMEAAVRVVLELCQVWAEK; encoded by the coding sequence ATGGCCCTCGCCACGCACACCCTTCTGGACCGGTTCCTGCGGTACGTCCGCATCGACACCAAGGCGGACGAGCGGTCCACGTCGTACCCGAGTTCGCCGGGGCAACTCGTGCTGGGCGCGATGCTCCGCGACGAACTCCTGGCCCTGGGGCTGAAAGACGCGGTGCAGGACGAACACGGCCTCGTGTTCGCGACCGTCCCCGGCAACGTGGCCGGCGCCCCCACGATCGCGTTCAACGCCCACGTGGACACGAACCCCGAGAACAGCGGGAAGGACGTGCAGCCGCAGGTCATCCGCGACTACCGCGGCGGCGACATCGTTCTGCCGAAGGACACCTCGAAGGTGATCCGGGTCGCGGAGAACCCGGAGCTGAACGGCCTGATCGGCAAGACCATCATCACCACCGACGGCACGACCCTGCTCGGCGCCGACGATAAGGCGGGGGTGGCGGTCATCATGGAAGCCGCGCGGCTGCTGACGGAGAACCCGCAGATCCCGCACGGCCCGGTGCGGATCGTGTTCACCTGCGACGAGGAGATCGGGTTCGGCGTCAAGCACCTCGAGCCGGCGCAGATCGGCGCGGCGGTGGCGTACACGCTCGACGGCGCGGGCAGCGGCGAGATCGAGGACGAGACGTTCTCCGCGGACGCCGCGACCGTCACCATTACGGGCGTGAACATCCACCCGTCGATCGCGAAGGGGCGGATGGTGAACGCGGTGCGCCTGGCGGCGATGTTCGTCGACCGCCTGCCGCAGCGGACGATGAGCCCCGAAACCACCGACGGCCGGCAGGGGTTCCTGCACCCGATCACGATCGAGGGCGGGGCCGGCGAGGTGAAAATCGGGTTCATCCTGCGAGACTTCGACACCGCGCAGCTCGCGGTCCAGGCCGACCTGCTGCGCGAGATCGCCCGTCAGGTCGAGCGCGAGCACCCGGCCGCGAAGGTGACCGTCGAGACGCGCAAGCAGTACCGCAACATGAAGGACGGGATCGCGCGGCTGCCGGCGGCGGTGACGCGCGCCGCGGAGGCGGTGCGGCGGGCCGGGATGGAGCCGAAGCACAAGATCATCCGCGGCGGCACGGACGGCTCGCAGCTCACCGAAAAGGGCCTGCCGACGCCGAACCTCTCGACCGGCGAACACAACCCCCACTCGCCGCTCGAGTGGACGTGCCTGGAGGAGATGGAGGCCGCCGTCCGCGTGGTGCTGGAGCTGTGCCAGGTGTGGGCCGAGAAGTGA
- a CDS encoding enoyl-CoA hydratase/isomerase family protein, whose translation MLFESAHLRVTCEYGTATLWLAFPGDPVNALDAPRLAELDSALGAVERSLFVHTLVVRSAKPFGFCAGLHPDVARVTDRATFAGRGQRVLARIGALPFATVAFIDGPCLGAGFELALACDHRLCVSAPHTLLGFPGRFACFGGSNRLRKRLGKRAGAFIESGRTVSGREARDLGLVDRAFCTRRAKIELRTFLDERERRPYAPDRVPDETGFAHERRAFAQVAAESLSARARAPQDADTLLARGFITPLEAEQMRARAAAPTPAPAAEPEPALCRAA comes from the coding sequence ATGCTGTTCGAGTCCGCACACCTTCGCGTTACCTGCGAGTACGGCACCGCCACGCTGTGGCTGGCGTTCCCCGGCGACCCGGTGAACGCCCTCGACGCGCCGCGGCTCGCGGAACTCGACTCCGCACTCGGGGCGGTCGAGCGCAGCCTCTTCGTTCACACACTCGTGGTGCGCTCCGCGAAGCCGTTCGGCTTCTGCGCGGGGCTGCACCCCGATGTCGCGCGCGTCACCGACCGGGCCACCTTCGCGGGGCGCGGGCAGCGCGTGCTCGCCCGAATCGGCGCGCTCCCGTTCGCGACGGTCGCGTTCATCGACGGGCCGTGTCTGGGCGCAGGCTTCGAACTGGCGCTCGCGTGTGACCACCGGCTGTGCGTGTCCGCGCCGCACACCTTGCTCGGGTTCCCGGGCCGGTTCGCGTGCTTCGGCGGGAGCAACCGCCTGCGGAAGCGGCTCGGGAAGCGGGCCGGCGCGTTCATCGAATCCGGCCGGACGGTGTCCGGTCGGGAAGCACGCGACCTGGGGCTCGTGGACCGTGCGTTTTGTACCCGTCGGGCCAAGATCGAGCTGCGCACCTTCCTCGACGAGCGGGAACGTCGCCCCTACGCCCCTGACCGCGTGCCGGACGAAACCGGGTTCGCGCACGAGCGCCGCGCCTTCGCGCAGGTCGCAGCCGAGAGCCTGAGCGCCCGGGCGCGCGCCCCGCAGGACGCGGACACGTTGCTCGCCCGCGGGTTCATCACGCCGCTCGAAGCCGAGCAGATGCGGGCGCGCGCCGCGGCCCCCACGCCCGCCCCGGCGGCCGAACCCGAACCCGCGCTCTGCAGGGCCGCGTGA
- a CDS encoding carbon starvation CstA family protein, translating to MDLFALTLYSRDPVSQRLILHAMPVMIAVLCCLAIAYRYYSAFLAAKVAAFDDTRPTPAVRLNDGQNYHPTNRWVLFGHHFAAISGAGPLIGPVLAIQYGFAPGLVWLVIGVCLAGAVQDMLVMAASVRRDGKSIAEIARHELGYPAAVIASVAILFIVVIALAGLGLVVVKALGGEEVKLPKGTQITVPVAERVRAEPQGGATVLHFPPGCSVRYEAAGAETARSEPFAVRVPGPIPGNWRAGKASADPTAITETGSLHVSYTHPTDSLTFVTPAGCAQVVAGSSWGTFTIACTIPIALLVGLWMYRIRPGRVVEASLIGGVLTLAAVVIGEPVSRSALGAYFSLTREQTIAALGTYGFVAAVLPVWLLLGPRDYLSSFLKIGTIGLLVVSVCVANPALQAPALNEVFINGGPTFPGQIFPFVFICIMCGSISGFHALVSSGTTPKMVEKESHIRTIGYGSMLMEGLVAVTALIAAAALPSELYYAINVPIDHEAKWNDDLDRVYDRYGVKVPPEAADPAHATNVSSPQHLDLGRVEEKVGGESLRGRTGGAVTLAVGMSVIFEQAFMWLGVQGESLLKYWYHFAIMFEALFILTTIDAGTRIARFLLQESVGRVYAPVARPDWLPGAVLASATVTLGWVGLVWTGSITTIWSMFGIANQLLAVLALALVTTWLVNNGRGRYALVTALPMLFVCSTTFTAGTQLVTGQFAGMISSGRAKVEQGQQQLAGATGAAHKAAEDLIAAGEKSIFTGYMNAGLTVFVITCVLALLLWSAARWASVWLGPPRRPNADGTA from the coding sequence ATGGATCTGTTCGCTCTCACGCTGTACTCGCGCGACCCCGTAAGCCAGCGGCTAATCCTGCACGCGATGCCGGTTATGATCGCCGTGCTGTGCTGCCTCGCCATCGCGTACCGCTATTACTCGGCGTTCCTCGCGGCGAAGGTGGCCGCGTTCGACGACACCCGCCCAACGCCCGCCGTGCGCCTCAACGACGGCCAGAACTACCACCCCACCAACCGCTGGGTGCTGTTCGGACACCACTTCGCCGCCATCTCGGGCGCGGGGCCGCTGATCGGGCCGGTGCTCGCCATTCAGTACGGGTTCGCGCCCGGGTTGGTGTGGCTCGTCATCGGCGTGTGCCTCGCGGGCGCGGTGCAGGACATGCTCGTGATGGCCGCCAGCGTCCGCCGCGACGGCAAATCCATCGCCGAGATCGCCCGGCACGAACTCGGCTATCCGGCGGCCGTCATCGCGTCGGTCGCGATCCTCTTTATCGTGGTGATCGCTCTCGCCGGCCTCGGCCTGGTCGTGGTGAAGGCGCTCGGCGGCGAGGAGGTGAAGTTGCCGAAGGGGACGCAAATTACGGTGCCCGTCGCCGAACGCGTCCGGGCCGAGCCGCAAGGGGGCGCGACCGTTCTGCACTTCCCGCCCGGGTGCTCCGTTCGGTACGAAGCGGCGGGGGCCGAAACCGCTCGCTCAGAACCGTTCGCCGTGCGCGTGCCCGGACCGATACCCGGGAACTGGCGTGCCGGGAAGGCGTCGGCGGACCCCACGGCGATAACCGAAACCGGCTCCCTTCACGTTTCGTACACGCACCCCACCGACTCGCTCACCTTTGTCACGCCCGCCGGCTGTGCGCAGGTGGTGGCCGGTTCGTCGTGGGGCACGTTTACCATCGCTTGCACCATCCCCATCGCGCTTCTGGTCGGGCTGTGGATGTACCGCATCCGGCCCGGGCGCGTGGTCGAGGCGTCGCTCATCGGGGGCGTGCTCACGCTCGCGGCGGTCGTGATCGGCGAGCCGGTGTCGCGGTCGGCGCTCGGGGCGTATTTCTCGCTCACGCGCGAGCAGACCATCGCCGCGCTCGGCACCTACGGGTTCGTCGCGGCCGTGTTGCCGGTGTGGCTGCTGCTCGGGCCGCGCGACTACCTGTCGAGCTTCCTGAAGATCGGCACCATCGGGCTGCTCGTTGTGAGTGTGTGCGTTGCGAACCCCGCCCTCCAGGCGCCGGCGCTGAACGAGGTGTTCATCAACGGCGGGCCGACCTTTCCCGGCCAGATCTTCCCGTTCGTGTTCATTTGCATCATGTGCGGATCGATCAGCGGGTTCCACGCGCTCGTCTCCAGCGGCACCACGCCGAAGATGGTGGAGAAGGAGTCTCACATCCGCACCATTGGCTACGGCTCCATGCTGATGGAGGGGCTGGTCGCCGTGACGGCACTCATCGCGGCGGCGGCGCTGCCGTCGGAGCTGTACTACGCTATCAACGTTCCGATCGACCACGAGGCCAAATGGAACGACGACCTCGACAGGGTGTACGATCGCTACGGCGTCAAGGTGCCGCCGGAGGCGGCCGACCCTGCGCACGCGACCAACGTCAGCTCGCCCCAGCACCTCGACTTGGGCCGGGTGGAAGAGAAGGTGGGCGGGGAGTCGCTCCGCGGGCGCACCGGCGGGGCGGTCACGCTGGCGGTCGGCATGTCGGTCATCTTCGAGCAGGCGTTCATGTGGCTCGGGGTGCAGGGCGAATCGCTGCTCAAGTACTGGTACCACTTCGCGATCATGTTCGAAGCGCTGTTCATCCTCACCACCATCGACGCGGGCACGCGCATCGCCCGGTTCCTGTTGCAGGAGAGCGTCGGGCGCGTTTATGCGCCGGTGGCGCGGCCGGACTGGCTCCCGGGCGCGGTGCTCGCCAGCGCGACCGTGACGCTGGGCTGGGTCGGGCTGGTGTGGACCGGCAGCATCACCACCATCTGGTCCATGTTCGGCATCGCGAACCAACTCCTCGCGGTGCTGGCCCTCGCGCTAGTCACCACGTGGCTCGTGAACAACGGGCGCGGCCGGTACGCGCTGGTCACGGCGCTGCCGATGCTGTTCGTGTGCAGCACGACGTTCACCGCCGGAACGCAGCTCGTGACGGGGCAGTTCGCGGGCATGATCTCCAGCGGGCGGGCGAAGGTTGAACAGGGGCAGCAGCAACTGGCCGGCGCCACCGGAGCCGCACACAAGGCGGCCGAGGACCTGATCGCCGCAGGGGAGAAGTCGATCTTCACCGGTTACATGAACGCCGGGCTCACCGTCTTCGTCATCACCTGCGTTCTCGCGCTGCTGCTCTGGTCGGCGGCGCGGTGGGCGAGCGTGTGGCTCGGCCCGCCCCGGCGCCCGAACGCGGATGGTACGGCATGA
- a CDS encoding RNA polymerase sigma factor, with protein sequence MEDDTPFTAVDRDLLKRCLNRDPGSWNDFVDRFLSLIYHTIGYTAHLRSARVGPEDVEDIAAEVLLQIVANNFKVLREFRKQSSLATYLTVITRRTCIHELVRRQKVKDAIRRGESRLPEPEPDDAPVAQKGMESLEEVEKLLNRLSGPEREIVRLYYLEGRTYEEISTETDVPVNTIGAVLSRARKKLRASVAASGTELPVLANSLRPAAAPKPPLSAVIKPSKPSKTKREPLPGDKTEVPE encoded by the coding sequence GTGGAAGACGACACCCCGTTCACCGCGGTGGACCGCGACCTGCTCAAGCGGTGCCTGAACCGTGACCCCGGGTCGTGGAACGACTTCGTGGACCGGTTCCTCAGTCTCATTTACCACACCATCGGGTACACCGCGCACCTCCGTAGCGCCCGTGTGGGGCCGGAAGACGTTGAGGACATCGCGGCCGAAGTGCTGCTCCAGATCGTCGCAAACAACTTCAAGGTGCTGCGCGAGTTCCGCAAGCAGTCCAGCCTCGCAACCTACCTCACGGTCATCACCCGCCGCACCTGCATTCACGAGCTAGTCCGCCGGCAGAAAGTGAAAGATGCGATCCGCCGGGGCGAGTCGCGCCTGCCGGAGCCGGAGCCGGACGACGCCCCCGTTGCTCAGAAAGGAATGGAAAGCCTGGAAGAAGTGGAGAAGCTGCTCAACCGGCTCTCCGGGCCGGAGCGCGAAATCGTCCGGCTCTACTACCTGGAAGGGCGGACGTACGAGGAGATCAGCACCGAGACCGACGTACCGGTCAACACCATTGGCGCGGTGCTGTCGCGGGCGCGGAAAAAGCTCCGGGCGTCGGTCGCCGCGTCCGGCACCGAACTCCCCGTGCTGGCCAACAGCTTGAGGCCGGCCGCAGCCCCCAAACCGCCGCTGAGCGCGGTCATCAAGCCAAGCAAACCGAGCAAGACCAAGCGGGAACCGCTCCCGGGCGACAAGACCGAAGTGCCCGAGTAA
- a CDS encoding transposase, which produces MRPKRQSIRATPAHATRHLRPVLTDWLGRAVQLPKRRRTCTPEVVWRVVLFAAAFARSVAAACAAIADAPSGQAIWDCLYLTLPKRRRTLERRLRPALHAPLGKRKRAARVAIDYHRIGYFGTPNRDTTRSKGAGGTHTFHTYATACLVGGPDRYTLGLTAVGEKEPMTAVLTRLLDQVTAARVTVRVALLDKAFFSIAVMRLLQARGVPFVIPAVVRGRKPRPGVKGVGLRAVRRRGAGRYAYTHADRGTSVRVHVVIAHKSYRYRRTGGRRSKKLLYAAWRVSGSPVAIRDLYRTRFGIESSYRQLGQVRPRTSTTDGVVRLLWVAVGLILRNAWLWSRSARGLGWTLAAVCLILLADGLAPTDGENKSITTARSANKTKPPT; this is translated from the coding sequence ATGCGACCCAAACGTCAGTCTATCCGAGCCACCCCGGCCCACGCCACCCGGCACCTCCGTCCGGTCCTGACCGACTGGCTCGGCCGTGCGGTCCAACTGCCCAAGCGTCGCCGCACCTGTACACCCGAGGTGGTGTGGCGGGTGGTGCTGTTCGCCGCGGCGTTCGCCCGCTCGGTGGCCGCGGCCTGTGCCGCGATCGCCGACGCCCCGTCCGGGCAGGCCATCTGGGATTGCTTGTACCTCACGCTGCCCAAGCGGCGCCGCACCCTCGAGCGGCGGTTGCGGCCGGCCCTCCACGCCCCGCTCGGCAAGCGGAAGCGGGCGGCTCGGGTCGCGATCGACTACCACCGGATCGGGTACTTCGGGACGCCGAACCGGGACACCACCCGGTCCAAGGGGGCCGGCGGCACCCACACGTTCCACACGTACGCCACCGCGTGCCTCGTCGGGGGACCGGACCGGTACACGCTCGGGTTGACGGCCGTGGGCGAGAAGGAGCCGATGACCGCGGTGCTCACCCGGCTGTTGGATCAGGTGACGGCGGCACGGGTTACGGTCCGGGTCGCGCTGCTGGACAAGGCGTTCTTCTCGATCGCGGTGATGCGGTTGCTCCAGGCGCGGGGTGTGCCGTTCGTGATCCCGGCCGTGGTCCGGGGCCGCAAGCCCCGGCCCGGGGTGAAGGGGGTCGGGTTGCGGGCCGTGCGGCGGCGGGGCGCGGGTCGATATGCGTACACCCACGCGGATCGGGGCACCTCGGTGCGGGTGCACGTGGTGATCGCTCACAAGAGCTACCGGTACCGGCGGACCGGGGGCCGGCGGAGCAAGAAGTTACTGTACGCGGCGTGGCGGGTGAGCGGGAGCCCGGTGGCGATTCGGGACCTGTACCGGACCCGATTCGGGATCGAGAGCAGCTACCGCCAGTTGGGGCAGGTTCGGCCCCGGACCTCGACCACCGATGGGGTCGTGCGACTCCTGTGGGTGGCCGTCGGGCTGATCCTGCGTAACGCCTGGTTGTGGTCCCGCTCAGCCCGCGGCCTCGGGTGGACACTGGCGGCGGTATGCCTGATACTGTTGGCCGATGGGCTGGCACCTACAGATGGCGAAAATAAGTCCATTACTACTGCACGATCGGCCAACAAAACCAAGCCGCCAACTTGA
- the nth gene encoding endonuclease III, whose protein sequence is MGEPDPTAPKLAPARDRVGPINERLAPLYPEFEGLNYANPFQLLVAVVLSAQCTDKRVNTITPALFARFPTAADMATCDIRELEQLVKPSGFYKNKAKNIRAACVEMVARFGGQVPTDLDDLVSLPGVGRKTANVIRGHAFETPGVTVDTHVGRLSRRLGLTRHQSPVKVELALAEIVPQAEWLHFSGRLIMHGRKVCLARKPRCEQCAVADLCPKVGVKGLAASRRRKKKAKPDSPQRAQRAQREPESK, encoded by the coding sequence ATGGGCGAACCCGACCCGACCGCACCGAAACTCGCGCCCGCGCGCGACCGCGTCGGCCCCATCAACGAGCGCCTCGCCCCGCTATACCCCGAGTTCGAGGGCCTCAACTACGCCAACCCGTTTCAGCTCCTCGTCGCGGTCGTGCTGTCGGCCCAGTGTACCGACAAGCGGGTGAACACTATCACGCCGGCGCTCTTCGCGCGGTTCCCGACCGCCGCCGACATGGCGACCTGCGACATCCGGGAGTTGGAGCAACTCGTCAAGCCGTCCGGGTTCTACAAGAACAAGGCCAAGAACATCCGCGCCGCGTGCGTGGAGATGGTCGCCCGGTTCGGCGGCCAAGTGCCCACCGACCTCGACGACCTCGTGAGCTTGCCCGGCGTGGGCCGCAAGACCGCGAACGTGATCCGCGGGCACGCGTTCGAGACCCCCGGCGTGACGGTGGACACGCACGTCGGGCGGCTCTCGCGGCGCCTCGGGCTCACCCGCCACCAGAGCCCCGTAAAAGTGGAACTGGCGCTCGCGGAGATCGTGCCGCAGGCCGAGTGGCTGCACTTCAGCGGCCGGCTCATCATGCACGGGCGGAAGGTCTGCCTGGCGCGCAAGCCGCGGTGCGAGCAGTGCGCGGTCGCGGACCTGTGCCCCAAGGTCGGGGTGAAGGGGCTGGCTGCTTCCCGGCGCCGGAAGAAAAAAGCAAAACCGGATTCACCGCAGAGGGCACAGAGGGCGCAGAGAGAGCCGGAGAGTAAATAA
- a CDS encoding IS1595 family transposase → MCTGIGAARRSRITGATSAGGCSTHSPGPSGTALGASRRRCCCCIVPGTPTAQRARELTCRRTSLLAWRHPIQAWAEHAWPQPALADPVTEADEMFQNAGEKGRRHADPADPPRARANKRRGHGTFDNDRPPVVGAVGRDSGPVRRRVVGYTDRATLEGFVTGATVAGATVNTDEWKGYGGLSKVGRTHATVCHSPANREWARDDDGDGVREVHTNTMEGTWTGLRNFLRPFRGVSKWFLSQYVAMLK, encoded by the coding sequence GTGTGCACCGGTATCGGCGCCGCGAGGCGGTCCCGGATCACCGGTGCGACGAGTGCGGGCGGGTGTTCAACGCATTCACCGGGACCGAGCGGCACGGCACTCGGCGCCAGTCGTCGACGGTGCTGTTGTTGCATCGTCCCGGGCACCCCGACCGCGCAACGGGCTCGGGAGCTCACGTGCCGCCGAACCTCGCTGCTGGCGTGGCGCCACCCGATTCAGGCGTGGGCCGAGCACGCGTGGCCCCAACCGGCGTTGGCCGACCCCGTCACGGAGGCCGATGAGATGTTCCAGAATGCGGGGGAAAAAGGGCGCCGCCACGCCGATCCGGCCGATCCGCCGCGGGCACGGGCGAATAAGAGGCGCGGGCACGGTACGTTCGACAACGATCGCCCGCCGGTGGTCGGTGCGGTCGGCCGGGACTCGGGACCCGTGCGCCGGCGGGTCGTTGGGTACACGGATCGGGCGACGCTCGAAGGGTTCGTGACCGGGGCCACGGTCGCGGGCGCGACGGTGAACACGGACGAGTGGAAGGGGTACGGTGGGTTGTCAAAGGTGGGCCGAACCCACGCCACCGTTTGCCACTCGCCGGCCAACCGCGAGTGGGCCCGGGACGACGACGGGGACGGGGTTCGTGAGGTGCACACCAACACCATGGAAGGAACGTGGACCGGGCTTCGCAACTTCCTCCGCCCGTTCCGCGGCGTAAGCAAGTGGTTCTTGTCGCAATATGTCGCCATGCTCAAATAG